The Vicia villosa cultivar HV-30 ecotype Madison, WI linkage group LG1, Vvil1.0, whole genome shotgun sequence genome includes a region encoding these proteins:
- the LOC131615626 gene encoding uncharacterized protein LOC131615626: MHLRKHLILYSRQTLLLPHSSLFIFFTLSNSLNFKNQNPPKLFFSPNFGSKCVHQRSTHSNNFKTQFNRADQLDKLIRGRVAQHASVRRARMEVVSQVTDGSAVPVDVPNTSFPVEIPGTSVPTDVLDTSVSVDGPSTSTTSSRRPRDDGEDSSQTPSAHRRRRVTSSTLVPPPTDVGSSEPTPDGIDPLHEEADALVGYLGGPSNFPY, from the exons atgcatctacggaagcatttgatcttatattcgcgtcagactcttctcctccctcattcttcactttttatcttcttcacactctcaaactctctcaacttcaaaaatcaaaatccacCAAAGTTGTTTTTTTCTCCAAACTTCGGCTCTAAATGTGTGCATCAACGATCGAcacattccaacaacttcaaaactcaatttaatcg GGCCGACCAATTAGATAAACTTATACGTGGAAGGGTTGCACAGCATGCCTCCGTACGACGTGCACGGATGGAGGTAGTTTCACAAGTGACAGATGGATCCGCCGTTCCAGTAGATGTACCTAATACATCCTTTCCAGTAGAGATACCTGGTACATCCGTTCCAACAGATGTACTTGATACATCTGTTTCCGTAGATGGGCCTTCCACATCTACTACTTCATCCCGGAGGCCTCGTGATGATGGTGAGGATTCCTCACAGACGCCCTCCGCTCACAGACGTCGTCGGGTCACTTCTTCTACTCTTGTGCCACCTCCAACCGATGTTGGATCTTCTGAGCCAACTCCTGATGGTATTGATCCATTACACGAGGAGGCTGATGCGCTCGTGGGTTACCTAGGGGGTCCTTCAAATTTTCCCTATTGA
- the LOC131652681 gene encoding uncharacterized protein LOC131652681, with protein sequence MTGQKEAFINIDSSFGSKVKLGNGEHVEVKGKGSIGVTTKQGSKVIHDTLYVPELDENLLSIGQLLEHGYSLNFENRECRIFDSERRSVTVVKMTSNRSFPLSFNYEKNVSMMAREENDSCLWHRKSYSIKRRWCMGCQESKKNLVCVKDVSLENTTGNHFQRKAHGEPNKCWNLYTQMCMAL encoded by the coding sequence ATGACCGGACAGAAGGAAGCATTTATAAATATTGATTCTTCATTTGGCTCAAAAGTTAAATTGGGCAATGGAGAACATGTCGaagtgaaagggaaaggaagcattGGAGTCACCACAAAGCAAGGAAGCAAAGTCATACATGACACGCTTTATGTGCCAGAATTAGACGAAAATTTGCTTAGCATTGGACAACTTCTGGAGCACGGCTATTCTCTAAACTTTGAGAATAGAGAGTGCAGAATTTTTGACTCAGAAAGAAGAAGTGTTACCGTTGTGAAGATGACTAGCAACAGGAGCTTTCCACTATCTTTCAACTATGAGAAAAATGTAAGCATGATGGCCAGAGAAGAGAATGACTCGTGTTTATGGCACAGGAAAAGTTactctatcaaaagaagatggtgtatggGCTGCCAAGAATCGAAGAAAAATCTGGTGTGTGTGAAGGATGTGTCCTTGGAAAACACCACCGGCAACCATTTCCAAAGGAAGGCGCATGGAGAGCCAAACAAGTGTTGGAACTTGTACACACAGATGTGTATGGCCCTATGA